The window GGCCGAAATGGTGGCGGCCAGGGCGAAGGTGGAATGGGAAATATCGGAGACGAATCAGGGACGGCACGTAACAATCGGAGGTGTCGATGCCAATGGAAAAGACGCGAGTAACGAGCTGACTTACCTGGTTCTCGAAACAGCGCGACAGCTCCGAACTGTACAACCCCCCGTCTACCTGCGCTGCCACAAGGGCACTCCGGACGCGTTGTGGATGAAGGCGGCGGAGGTAAACATGGAACGAGGAGACGGGGTCCCGGCTTTTCTCAACGATGAAGCCCAAGTGCCGTACTTTCTCTCAAAAGGACTTACCTACGAGGATGCTCGCGACTGGGCTGCGAACGGATGTGTATACGGTATCGGGAAGAATTTTGTGGGTGACAGGCACATTACGATCAGTCAGGCAAAAATTTTTGAGTTGACGCTCCACAATGGCGTGGATCCAAAAACCGGCAGACAGTTTGGACCAAAGACGGGAGACGTGAGAGATTTCACCTCCCTTGACCAGCTCTACGAGGCCTTCAAGAATCAGTCTGACTATTTTGTTTCTCTTCTTGCCAAATATCACCGGCTCTTTTGGCAGGTACGAAATAAATGCTACAGCCTTCCCTTTCACTCAGCCGTCATTGATGATTGTATCAGCAAAGGACGGAACTATCTTGCCGGCGGGATGCGCTACCCACAGCTTATGTGGGGGTTGAAAGATAGAGGACATCAGAACATAGCCGATTCGCTGGCTGCCATAAAGAAACTGGTCTTCGAGGAGAAGAGAATTACCATGGATAGGCTCCTCCAGGCGATAGACAGGAACTTTGAGGGCGCAGGTGACGAGGAGATTCGACGCATGTGTCTTGCCGCGCCGAAATATGGCAACGATGATGATTACGTGGATGAAATATTCAACGACTTGTGCCTCTGGTCGCAGCGGAGGATTGTGAAAGAAACCCATGCGACGGGTTTTCCCATGCGATCTGGCCGCGGCGGCGCCACAACCCACGCCTACTTGGGCAAAGGGATCGGTGCTTTGCCGGATGGCAGAAAAGCGGGTGAACCTCTTGCAGACGGGACCGTTTCTCCCATGCGAGGTGCCGACTTGAAGGGACCCACTGCCGTCATCAATTCCGCGACCAAGGTAAATCATACAGAGGAGGCAAGCTACAGCCTGTTTAACATGAAGCTCACTCCCACCATGCTCAAGAGTCGACAAGGCTTAAGAAAATTCGTTGCCCTTGTGAAAACGTACTTTGATCGTGGCGGATACCATGTCCAGTTCAATCTTATGGGACAGGAAGCACTCCGGGAAGCGAAAGCACACCCGGAGCAGCACAAGGACCTGCTTGTGCGAGTGGCGGGATACAGCGCCTATTTCGTGGATCTGTCGCCTCAGATTCAGGATGATATCATAGCTCGAACGGAGCATGCGCTGTAGCCGCATCCAAGAGGATTAGGAGTTGCACGGACGGGGCCGACCTGTCCCAACATTGTACGGCATAGGCCCATGGACAGGGACACGGGCATAGTTGGTATGCGAGAGACGGCAGAGGTCTAGTGCAACGTAATCGTTATGGATAGTAAAGAAAGATTTTCGGACAGGGTAGACGCGTACAGGAAATACCGTCCACGGTATCCAGACGAAATTGCAGATACACTAAAGTCTAAATGTAATCTGAATGCGCGCACTGTCGTTGCCGATATTGGTTCCGGAACAGGTATATTTTCCGAGCTGCTGGTTGATCACTGTGACAGGGTATACGCGGTAGAACCGAATCAGAACATGCGACAGGCAGCGCAAGAAAACCTGTCAAAATATACAAATTTCATAAGCATTGATGGAAGTGCTGAAAGTACAAACCTTGCAGCAAAATCAGTTGATATCGTTTGTGCCGCCCAATCGTTTCACTGGTTTGACGAAGAAAAAACACAGCAAGAATTTAGTCGAATATTAAGGGGCGAGAAATGGGTCATCTTAATTTGGAATGACAGGATCGCGCATGGGGACGACTTCAATGCTGCATACAACGATCTACTGAGACAGTTTTTTTCACAAGAACGAAAGGCGAATCGAAAAATGATTAATGAAGAGGTAATCGGCAAATTCTACGGAAGTAGCGGTTGTGAAATATCAACAATGTATAATTATCAAGAACTTGATCTTGATGGTCTTAAGGGAAGATTCTTGTCGTCATCATACACGCCAAAAGAAAGTTCTCGATATCATGCATCAGCGCTTAATAAGCTGAAAGACATATTCCATGAATATCAACAAGATGGTCATGTTGTTATTAAGTATAATACTAAAGTGTATTATGGGAGAATTATATAATACGGATATCGCGGCAATCTGTTTGTTCACACCTCATTCTCGATAAAACGGAGGAACGACATGGGGAAATCAGGTTTCGTATAAAAGTCAACCTCTTTCTGGACAGTCAGCCCCTCTCCGAGCCATGAAGTCTATGCCACTTTGTTTGTCATCAGTTCTGCTCTGCCCATATGGTGACACGTGGTCCCAATGTGATTGGTCTAGGAGGAACTCTCTTCGCGACCCATAGACCACCACCAGACACAGTCCCGAACTTCCGTATTTCGATATATCTCATAACACTTCCTCAGGCGGACGGCAGCAAAAAACCCGCTATTTCTAACGGGTTTTTGTACCACTTCGGATTTTATTGATCTATCAATTTGGTGGAGGCGGCGGGAATATAATTGCCTGTTCATAGTATTGATATATTTAAGTTTTATAATTCATTTTATTTCTTTATACCCCCACAAATACCCCCATGTTTTCTCTCCACGAAGAAGGCTCATCAAGAGTCTCCTTATGTAGAAAAACCGAAAGTTTCTTCTATTGAGATACAGCTTACTACGAATCCAAAGGTTTTAGTCTTTAGGGCGCGTTCTTGAAAACAGAAACAGGGTTGTAATCAGTAGGATCGTATTGAGTATCGATTGATGCACCCCCGGTAGCGGTCATGGGTCGCAGAAGTCGAGCACTTTTATCTGTAGGGCTAATTGATTATCATGGTGGTCAGTTGTGTATTGTTGTGTAAGAGAGCGAAGAGTTGTGGTGGTGCGGAGGCCATATATAGAATTCGAGCATCATAGCGCGCACGGGTCAGTCCGACATACAGAAGTCTTCGCCCGTCTACTTCCGACTCACCAGCGGAATAGAACTTCTCCTTCGGCATTGCGACCAGCATGACATAATCGAACTCTTTTCCTTTTAATTTGTGCGTTGTGGTCACAACCCTACCCCTGATCGGTTTCGCCCGCTGTAGAACAGATTGATGAAGCCCAATGTTATTTAGCTTCCATTTCAAACGACCCAACTGTTCCTCAATCTTACCTTCGTTGCAAGTGCTGGCCAGATCACAGAGAAATCCAAAGCGTTCTTTTGTTTCAGGACTTCTCAATTTATTCGCAAGGGGGGCTATCTTGGTTGAAAGTTGGTTAAGCAGGAAGATAGATTCACTTATGACATCGAAACAGGAAGATCGAACCTGCCTCCATCCGATAAGCGTCTGACTCACGATCTTGGCAGTATGTTTAGGGGCTAGTTCTCCAGATAGTATAGCCTCAGGATCAAATAGTAATTTTACGGCCCCACTTGCTCTGTCGATGTCCTCGGGTGACACCAGCACACCGATCATTCTCATGGAGATTTTGACATCTTCTTCCCGTCTGAGTGCTATCCAAAAGGCAAGATGAATAGTAAGATCATCGAGCGATTGGTCGTGATCTGATTCTAAAAGGGCACATGAATAACTCTTTTCAATTTTGCCGCCTTTCTTTGCGAGTTCCGTTCTTATTAAGCCTACTGTTTGGTTGGCATAAGTGGCAATCGCCACTGTGGGCATGTCTGTAAACCCTCTTTTTCGGTAATCATCGTAGAACTCTTTAAGTACACGCTTTAACCAATAAGCCCGAGCATTTGGGCCAGGATAGCCTCTCAAAAAGCGCTTGCTCCAACCGAAAGCTCTGTCCTCCGCTAAGGCGTTATCTAAGATAGCTTCTGCAAAATCCAAAAGTTCGTGCTCATTGGTTCTGAGACATTTCTCTTGCAATGAGTAGACTTTTGCTTGCCTTTGCTCAATAAACTCATCCAGCCTAGTGTCCCTGGCACCCCTGAAGCGATGAATCATTTGGTCAGGATCAGCTAAACAACACAGGCGGCTGAACGATGTAAGGAGTTTTATGAATTTCCATTGTTGGTCATCGGTGTCTTGAAATTCATCTATTATAACCACTGGATATAAGGAAGACAAAGCTTGGCGTAAACGAACGCTTCCGAGCAATTGGGTAGCGAGAGGAGCGAAACAATCATATGTTATACCCCCTACTGCGCAGGCAAGGAATCGGGGCAAATTCTCGCTGTCAGAGCACACTCCGTAGCTTGCTGCCTTTGACTTTGTGTCCCATACCAACTGTAA of the Syntrophorhabdaceae bacterium genome contains:
- a CDS encoding pyruvate formate lyase family protein, with amino-acid sequence MVTTVQIDEINKVKVLTDRVKMRREEFMSATPHLDAERSHLMTESWKETEGEPLDLRRAKAFKSVMEGISVVIRDGELIVGSQSKYLLGTHPSLDYNPTTVFELVEAASSPDVPKGRKAVVTDKEKESLLADGAYWQGRSPIRVIDDAGAEVFGDEWFALSKERVYTRPHGVAVAGRLPNYWKILSKGLLGIIDEANQELQKLVGLTQSDAMDRYYFLRAVVIACEAVIKFAGRHAELALAMAKTEKDPVRKKELQEIAEICRRVPANPAKTFREALQSSWFVYMAMNLETAASHEIPGRIDQYYYPFYENDLKEGTITRQEAAELLGFFWVKLAEMVAARAKVEWEISETNQGRHVTIGGVDANGKDASNELTYLVLETARQLRTVQPPVYLRCHKGTPDALWMKAAEVNMERGDGVPAFLNDEAQVPYFLSKGLTYEDARDWAANGCVYGIGKNFVGDRHITISQAKIFELTLHNGVDPKTGRQFGPKTGDVRDFTSLDQLYEAFKNQSDYFVSLLAKYHRLFWQVRNKCYSLPFHSAVIDDCISKGRNYLAGGMRYPQLMWGLKDRGHQNIADSLAAIKKLVFEEKRITMDRLLQAIDRNFEGAGDEEIRRMCLAAPKYGNDDDYVDEIFNDLCLWSQRRIVKETHATGFPMRSGRGGATTHAYLGKGIGALPDGRKAGEPLADGTVSPMRGADLKGPTAVINSATKVNHTEEASYSLFNMKLTPTMLKSRQGLRKFVALVKTYFDRGGYHVQFNLMGQEALREAKAHPEQHKDLLVRVAGYSAYFVDLSPQIQDDIIARTEHAL
- a CDS encoding UvrD-helicase domain-containing protein, producing the protein MIDCQDSAFLVTSRPGRGKTTVALWFAENLIRRGMIGPTQRILFLTFSRNAVYQISTASGSLLEEATRSRIDIATYHSFMWSLLQNFGRYAGLPRQLQLVWDTKSKAASYGVCSDSENLPRFLACAVGGITYDCFAPLATQLLGSVRLRQALSSLYPVVIIDEFQDTDDQQWKFIKLLTSFSRLCCLADPDQMIHRFRGARDTRLDEFIEQRQAKVYSLQEKCLRTNEHELLDFAEAILDNALAEDRAFGWSKRFLRGYPGPNARAYWLKRVLKEFYDDYRKRGFTDMPTVAIATYANQTVGLIRTELAKKGGKIEKSYSCALLESDHDQSLDDLTIHLAFWIALRREEDVKISMRMIGVLVSPEDIDRASGAVKLLFDPEAILSGELAPKHTAKIVSQTLIGWRQVRSSCFDVISESIFLLNQLSTKIAPLANKLRSPETKERFGFLCDLASTCNEGKIEEQLGRLKWKLNNIGLHQSVLQRAKPIRGRVVTTTHKLKGKEFDYVMLVAMPKEKFYSAGESEVDGRRLLYVGLTRARYDARILYMASAPPQLFALLHNNTQLTTMIIN
- a CDS encoding class I SAM-dependent methyltransferase; amino-acid sequence: MDSKERFSDRVDAYRKYRPRYPDEIADTLKSKCNLNARTVVADIGSGTGIFSELLVDHCDRVYAVEPNQNMRQAAQENLSKYTNFISIDGSAESTNLAAKSVDIVCAAQSFHWFDEEKTQQEFSRILRGEKWVILIWNDRIAHGDDFNAAYNDLLRQFFSQERKANRKMINEEVIGKFYGSSGCEISTMYNYQELDLDGLKGRFLSSSYTPKESSRYHASALNKLKDIFHEYQQDGHVVIKYNTKVYYGRII